The DNA window GCCCCTCTCCGCGGCAGACGATGCCGACCTGGTGGCGCTACCCTCCGCGCCGCTCGATCGGCCTCCCTCGGATGCGGTTCTTCGGGCCGTGCGTAGCGCACACGAACGAGGGGCGCGACTGCTGTCGGTATGCACTGGAGTGTTCACCCTGGCTCACTCCGGTGTTCTCGACGGACGGCGTGTCGCCACCCACTGGCGTCATGCGGCTCACCTCGCCGACAGCCACCCGAGCGTTGTCGTCGACGCCGACCTGCTCTATCACCAGGATGGTCCGATCGTTTCCAGCGCGGGTACTGCCGCTGGAATCGACGCCTGCCTCCATCTGATACGGACGGCCCACGGGCCGGCCGTCGCGAACAGAATTGCACGTCGCATGGTGGTGCCCGCTCATCGTCGTGGCGATCAGCGCCAATTCGTCGACACCCCAGTGGGTCTCGGACCGGATCACAACCTTCAAGAGGTCATCGACTGGATCGACGATCACCTGACCGATCCGCTGAGCATCACGGATCTGGCGCGCGTTGCAGGTGTCTCAACGCGAACCCTGATGCGACGCTTCTCGACCGAAGTCGGTGTCACACCGCATGGTTGGCTGACTCAACGACGCGTTGCACGAGCTCAGGAACTGCTGGAACTGAATTCGTGGTCGATCGAGGAAGTTGCTGCGAGGAGCGGATTCGGTTCGGCTCCGCTCCTGCGCCATCACTTCCGTCGTCTCATGGGCGTCACGCCGACCGAGTTTCGGCGTCAGTTCGCTGCCGAACCTTGGTCAGCGAAAGTCCTCGGTTAGCGACTTGGCCGTCGGCTTGTTCCATACAAGGGCGTAGCGCCACATCGCCAACCGCGTCCAGATCACGCCGGGGAGAACCGCAGATGCAGCGCGGCGCACCTCGGTGTAGCTGTGCGGGGGCGGCCACACGACGGGTGCCGTGTGGACCCATTCTCCGAACCGGCGCTTGTGTCGCCGATGTTCGACAACGCCGACGACGTCGCGGATGAAATCGGTTGGGCGAGTACTTCGTGCCAGGCCGACGGCGGCCAGCACTCCCCCCGGGGCCGTCAGGTTCGCAAGCCTACTCAGGGCCTGGGCGAGGTTAGGGAAGTGGTGAAGCGTTGCCACGGACACGACGGCATCGAACGATTCCGGCTCGAACGGGTACGTGAGAACGTCCCCGAGTACCCACTCGACTCCGGAGTCTTCTTGCCGAGCTGAGTCGAGCACCTCGGCATCGGCGTCGATGGCCGTCACGACGGGGATGTTCTGGTGCAGTTCTGCAGCCAGCAGTCCGTTTCCCGTTCCGACATCGAGAGCAGTCCGTGCGGCGGCGGGGACTGCATCGAGGATCAGACGGTGGTAGTGGATGTTGTGGTTCCAACGGGTACTGGTCACGCGTCCACTGTGGCGGTGACCGGCCCGAAAATCAATACCGATCGGTACCGTATTGGCTCATGAGGTGATGTTGATCGGTCCTGGCGTCCATAGTCCGGATCGAGTTTCGGTGCTGAGCTGCAGTTCTGCTGGTCGTGCCGATTTGTCGATCGCCACGAACTGCTCGATCGATCCCCAGTCCTGGTCCCAGTCGTCGGCCAGATACGACGGTATCGTCCGCGCGCCCAGCAGCAATTGCGTCCAGCCGAGCGGCCCGCCGCCGTAGTGGTCCTGCCACAACCCGGTGACCACCGCGAGCGGTCGATCGGGGGAGATTCGGTACTCGGGGACTTCCGCAGCACCGTTGGCGTGCAGCATTTGATGCTGGCACGGGAAGTTGAGACCGACTGCCCAATCCAGCAGGATTGTGGATTCGCGGCCGACGACGTCCTGAAGTGTGCGCGTGACAGGGACCCGCGGTGGAGTGAACGCGACCCACTGTTCGCCGCGAATGTCGTAGTCGGCGGCCACGATACGGACCGCGTCCGCCTCAACAGGCAAATCTGCCAGTGGTACTCGAAGATTGCGCCACGACGGAGTAGGGCCGATGTCGATGGGAACGGCGGACCCGAGGAGGGAGACACTGCCGTCGGAAGACGTCGTGCCGTACTCGACTTCGAGCTTTTGCCCGTACGTCTCGATTCCGTCAGCATCGACAGACCGAATGCGTCCGGCCGCTGCGATCGAGACGATGTCACCGCGAGAACCGTCGGAATCG is part of the Rhodococcus sovatensis genome and encodes:
- a CDS encoding GlxA family transcriptional regulator, whose amino-acid sequence is MLQTVAVILLEPVAVFELGVLTEIFGVDRTDDGVPAFDFRVCTEDPETPLASGTGTAVVASLPLSAADDADLVALPSAPLDRPPSDAVLRAVRSAHERGARLLSVCTGVFTLAHSGVLDGRRVATHWRHAAHLADSHPSVVVDADLLYHQDGPIVSSAGTAAGIDACLHLIRTAHGPAVANRIARRMVVPAHRRGDQRQFVDTPVGLGPDHNLQEVIDWIDDHLTDPLSITDLARVAGVSTRTLMRRFSTEVGVTPHGWLTQRRVARAQELLELNSWSIEEVAARSGFGSAPLLRHHFRRLMGVTPTEFRRQFAAEPWSAKVLG
- a CDS encoding class I SAM-dependent methyltransferase — protein: MTSTRWNHNIHYHRLILDAVPAAARTALDVGTGNGLLAAELHQNIPVVTAIDADAEVLDSARQEDSGVEWVLGDVLTYPFEPESFDAVVSVATLHHFPNLAQALSRLANLTAPGGVLAAVGLARSTRPTDFIRDVVGVVEHRRHKRRFGEWVHTAPVVWPPPHSYTEVRRAASAVLPGVIWTRLAMWRYALVWNKPTAKSLTEDFR